GCACGCTCGATGGTGGCGACGTCGAAACCGTCCTCGTCGCGCTCGAGCATGAAACCTTCGCGGGCATTCTTCATGATGCGCAGGGCCAGCAGACGCTCCTGCTCGTCGAGCTGGTATTCGAAGGTGTTGCCGACCCGCCAGTGGGTCAGCAGGCGCTGGTCCGGCATGTCTTCGAGCAGGCGCATGGCCTCGCTGTAGCCAAGGCCGAGTTCGTTCTGGGCCAGCACGGCGAAGGTGTCGCCCTGCTGTACGGTATAGGTACGCCATTCCGGCACGTGGGGTTCGGTGGCGGCGACCTCGTGGTCGAAGTGGATCGGGCCTTCCTCGAACAGCGCCAGCTCCTCGTCCGGATAGTCCTCGTAGGAGGTCGCGTCGGCGGCCAGCGCCTCGTCGTCGGTATGCATGTCGTCGAGCATGCCGCTGGCCAGGGTGCCGATCACCATGGCCATGTGCAGCGCGCCGGAATCCAGCTCCGTTGCCAGTTCGATGCCGCCGGTATCGCCGGGAAGACCAGCGGTAGCGGCATCGAGCTCGGCAGCGGCCGGAGCGGCCTGTGGCTGCGCCCGGGCTACGGCGACCCCGGACAGGTCGACGATCTCGCTGGGCTGCAGTTGGGAGAGCGGAATGTAGTCACGGGAGGCGTCGATGGCCTGGGTGGCGATCTCGATGGCATCGGCGACGGAGTAGCGCTCGCTGTTGAGAGCGGGGAGGCCGGGCTGGGCCTCGGGCGACAGGGGGAAGAGAACGGTCTCGGGCACCAGCCCCTCGCGCTGGGTGTTCTCGACGAGGGTGACGATCTTTTGCGCGCCCAGCACGGTCACCATGGTGGCGACGGGTAACAGCAGTAACTTATGCGTGCGGGGCAGCGAATGAAGGATTCGCAACATGTGTTTTGGCCATAAAAAAAGATGACAAGAATATAAAAAGCCACGGGAACCTTAACCCATGATATATGGCCTGCCTAGACTGTACGTGCATACAGCAAAACACGCCCGGAGTCCCTCGACTGAGGCTCCAGGCCGCTGGCATAGAGTCGAACACTGTTCAACAAAGTCATTGAACGTGAATAAAAGGCAGGAAACAACCCCTATTCGGTAAATGAACTCGAGTCGATCAGTCGGTGAAGCTACCGTTGCGGTAGTCGCGTAGCGCCTGGTCGATCTCGTGCATGTGGTTCATCACGAAGGGACCGTAGTGCGCGATCGGCTCGCGATGGGGAGTGCCCGCGAGCAGCAGGCATTGCGCACCCTCGCGGCTGGCGAGGGCCAGGGTATCGCCGGCGCCCAGCCGGGCCAGCTGGCCGGCTGCCACGGTCTCCTCACCGATCTGCAGCGTCCCCTCGAAGACGTAGACGGCCAGCGTCTCGCTGTGAGCGGCGAGGGTCAGCTCGCCGCCGCCCTTCAACTGGGCATGGGCCACGGCGCCGTCGCCCGCCAGGCTCTCCAGCGGGCCAGCGATGCTGTCGCCCGCCATGGACGTCCAGTGTCCACCCAGGGCGATCAACTCCGCCTTGTCTGCTTTCAGGCGCGGCATTTCACCGCTGCGCACGTCGCGGTAGCGTGGCTCGCTCATCTTCTCCCGCGCCGGCAGGTTGAGCCACAGCTGAAAGCCATGCAGGCCCTGGCTATCGGTCAGCGGCATCTCGGAATGCACGATGCCACGGCCGGTATGCATCCACTGGGCGCCGCCGGCCTGGATGGCGCTGCTGTGGCCCAGGTGATCCTCATGGGTGATGCCGCCATGGATGATGTAGGTCAGCGTCTGAATGCCGCGGTGCGGATGGGGCGGGAAGCCGCCGATGTAGTCGTCGGGCCGGTCGGAGCCGAGCTCGTCGAGCATCAGGAAGGGGTCGAGCTCTCCGTCGAAGCGATGGATCCGCTGGATGTGCACGCCGTCGCCATCCTGGCTGGGATGGCTCTGGATCAGGCGTTCGATGCGGCGAAAGCTGGGGCTGGCGACCATGATCTGCGTCCTTCGATGAAGTTCGGAATGGTAGATATGCCTGGCATTCTAGGCCGCTTTTTTCGAAGATTAAGCGCAACGTTTCGCAGCTTTCATTCGAGGAAGTCGAATATGTCCCGTGTCACCCTGGCCCAGTGGCAGATGCTTGCGGCGGTGGTCGACCATGGCGGCTTCGCGCGTGCCGCCGAGGCGGTGCACAAGAGCCCCTCTACGCTCAATCACGCCGTGCACAAGTTGGAGCAGCAGCTCGGCGTGAAGGTGCTGGAACCGGTAGGGCGCCAGGTGCGCCTGACCGAGGCCGGCGAGATGCTGCTGCGCCGGGCACGCCAGCTGATCGAGGGCGCCGAGGCGCTGGAGGACGTCGCCGGCCGTCTCGCGGAGGGGCTCGAGGCCGAAGTGGTGCTGTCGGTCGACCAGATCTTTCCCACCGGCGCCTTGGCCGTGGCGTTGAGCCGCTTCTCCGCCGCTTACCCCTACGTGCGCGTGCAGCTCCACGAGACCGTGCTCAACGGCGGCATCGAGATGCTCTACGATGGCCGCGCCGACCTGGCCGTTTCGGGCCTGGCGGCGCAGGGGTTTCTCGGCGAGCCGCTGGTGACGATCCGCTTCGTTGCCGTGGCCCATCGCGACCATGAGCTCCACGCGCTGGAGCGCGAGCTAGACCTGCGCGACCTGCAGCGCCATCGTCAGCTGGTGGTGCGCGACTCGGCGCTGCGCCAGTCGATGGATGCCGGCTGGCTCAAGGCGGAGCAGCGCTGGACGGTCAGCCATCTCGAGACCTCCATCGACATGGTACGGCGTTGCCTGGGGTTCGCCTGGCTGCCCGAGACGCGCATCCGTGGCGACCTGGAAAGCGGTGTGCTGCGTCCGTTGCCGCTCTCGGCCGGCGGGATCCGTGAGGTGCCGATGCAGATGATCTTCCGCGATCGCGACCGGGCGGGGCCCGCGACCCATGACATGGCCCGGGCGCTGAAGGAAGCGGTGGCGAGCGAGTGCCCGAGCGAGGCATGACCTTTCGTTTTTTTCGATGTGAAGGGCGGAAAAACTGCGCTTGAGCATCAAGCAAATCGGTTTAACCTGCTACGGAAACACTGCACAAATGCCTGCGCGAGCGAATCGCTGCGTTGCGCGGTGCCGAAGCGTCGGACCGGCGGATCCTCAGATATACCCCATAGGCTCCGGTTGACTCGCAGCCTTCGGCTTCTCGCCCCTCCGGGGCCAGCCTACGGCTGTTTGTCGCTTCGCTCGGTTCTGTGCTCCGTGCGCCTTGCGACCCACATGGATGTGGGAAGTGCGTTGGTTCGTCGGGAACGAACCTAGCCGCTTCATCTCGCTCGTCGATTTGTTCAGAGCTTCCTTAGTCAGACATTTCCAAACCCGGAGGACATGATGGGCCTGTTGATCGACGGCAAATGGCACGACCAGTGGTACGACACCAGGAAGCACGGCGGCGAGTTCGTGCGCGAGTCGGCCAAGCTGCGCGACTGGGTCACCCGCGACGGCGAGCCGGGGCCTCAAGGCCAGCGGGCTGTACCGGCGGAGGCGGGGCGCTTTCATCTCTACGTGTCGCTGGCCTGCCCTTGGGCGCATCGCACCCTGATCATGCGCAAGCTCAAGGGATTGGACGAGCTGATCGGCGTCTCCTACGTCAGCCCGCTGATGCTCGACCAGGGCTGGACCTACCACGAAGGCGAGGGCGCGAGCGGCGATCCGGTCAACGGCGTCGAGTACCATCGCGAAC
This portion of the Billgrantia sulfidoxydans genome encodes:
- a CDS encoding pirin family protein, whose translation is MVASPSFRRIERLIQSHPSQDGDGVHIQRIHRFDGELDPFLMLDELGSDRPDDYIGGFPPHPHRGIQTLTYIIHGGITHEDHLGHSSAIQAGGAQWMHTGRGIVHSEMPLTDSQGLHGFQLWLNLPAREKMSEPRYRDVRSGEMPRLKADKAELIALGGHWTSMAGDSIAGPLESLAGDGAVAHAQLKGGGELTLAAHSETLAVYVFEGTLQIGEETVAAGQLARLGAGDTLALASREGAQCLLLAGTPHREPIAHYGPFVMNHMHEIDQALRDYRNGSFTD
- a CDS encoding LysR family transcriptional regulator produces the protein MSRVTLAQWQMLAAVVDHGGFARAAEAVHKSPSTLNHAVHKLEQQLGVKVLEPVGRQVRLTEAGEMLLRRARQLIEGAEALEDVAGRLAEGLEAEVVLSVDQIFPTGALAVALSRFSAAYPYVRVQLHETVLNGGIEMLYDGRADLAVSGLAAQGFLGEPLVTIRFVAVAHRDHELHALERELDLRDLQRHRQLVVRDSALRQSMDAGWLKAEQRWTVSHLETSIDMVRRCLGFAWLPETRIRGDLESGVLRPLPLSAGGIREVPMQMIFRDRDRAGPATHDMARALKEAVASECPSEA
- a CDS encoding peptidoglycan DD-metalloendopeptidase family protein codes for the protein MLRILHSLPRTHKLLLLPVATMVTVLGAQKIVTLVENTQREGLVPETVLFPLSPEAQPGLPALNSERYSVADAIEIATQAIDASRDYIPLSQLQPSEIVDLSGVAVARAQPQAAPAAAELDAATAGLPGDTGGIELATELDSGALHMAMVIGTLASGMLDDMHTDDEALAADATSYEDYPDEELALFEEGPIHFDHEVAATEPHVPEWRTYTVQQGDTFAVLAQNELGLGYSEAMRLLEDMPDQRLLTHWRVGNTFEYQLDEQERLLALRIMKNAREGFMLERDEDGFDVATIERAGEATQRLFAGSVSGSFARSAQATGLSSTEVAQISRLLEKKLDFRRDTRRGDEFQVLIESDIIDGSSFDSRVLAIEYQGARMNLTLVRNSDDNNFYTPDGQSLDPAFSRYPFEGSYRMSSSFNPRRTHPVTGRVSPHRGTDWAMPIGTPVTAPADGRVEKVGNHPMAGRYIVVRHDNGYRTRYLHLSRALVNRGDRVSMGERIALSGNTGRSTGPHLHYEVIVDNNAVDAMKVELPESQSLDGERLVAFQREAEPLLAALRSGQTGPVVAQADTEEDDD